The proteins below are encoded in one region of Saccopteryx leptura isolate mSacLep1 chromosome 1, mSacLep1_pri_phased_curated, whole genome shotgun sequence:
- the BET1L gene encoding BET1-like protein, whose amino-acid sequence MADWGRAQSSGAVEEILDQENLRMADSLASKVTRLKSLALDIDRDTEDQNRYLDSMDTDFTSMTGLLTGSVKRFSTMARSGRDHRKLLCGVAVSLVVVFFILSYLLSRART is encoded by the exons ATGGCGGACTGGGGTCGGG CTCAGAGCTCTGGCGCCGTGGAGGAGATTCTAGACCAGGAGAACCTGCGGATGGCCGACAGCCTGGCCTCCAAGGTCACCAGGCTCAAGTCG CTCGCCCTGGACATCGATAGGGATACGGAGGACCAGAACCGGTACCTGGATAGCATG GACACGGACTTCACGAGCATGACAGGCCTGCTCACGGGCAGCGTGAAGCGCTTCTCCACAATGGCGCGGTCTGGGCGAGACCACCGAAAGCTGCTGTGCGGTGTGGCCGTGAGCCTGGTCGTCGTCTTCTTCATCCTCTCCTATCTCCTGTCGAGGGCAAGGACGTGA